One genomic window of Hymenobacter sp. J193 includes the following:
- the nuoK gene encoding NADH-quinone oxidoreductase subunit NuoK, giving the protein MDQNIPQVIQTVPLQYYVFFAAALFSIGVLGVLTRRNAIIIFMCVELMLNAVNVLLTAFSAYRSDPNGQVFVFFIMAVAAAEVAVGLAIIVMIYRNVQNTAVNLLTRLKF; this is encoded by the coding sequence ATGGACCAGAATATACCGCAGGTTATCCAAACGGTTCCTCTTCAGTACTACGTTTTCTTCGCCGCGGCCCTGTTTTCTATCGGGGTGCTGGGCGTGCTCACCCGGCGCAACGCCATTATCATCTTTATGTGCGTGGAGCTAATGCTCAACGCCGTGAACGTGCTGCTGACGGCCTTTTCGGCCTACCGCTCCGACCCCAACGGGCAGGTCTTCGTGTTCTTCATCATGGCCGTAGCCGCCGCCGAAGTGGCCGTGGGCCTGGCCATCATCGTGATGATCTACCGCAACGTTCAGAACACCGCCGTTAATCTGCTGACTCGACTCAAATTCTAG